The window ACTTTGTATATAAGTGCAGTTATCCTTCAAAGCTTGTAGCTTGTATCCTTCAAAGCATGAATTTGTGCTGCTCCCACCTCTTCAGCTGCCTGAATATTAGACCATCAGTAATTGAACCCCTAATCATTAGTTGGGAAACTTTGACATGAGGGATTAGCCATACTCCACTACCAAGATTGTTTTCGCCGCACAGAAGCAAAGTGTGAAACAAGGCATATTAAAACCACTATGCAGAAAACAGAAGACTAAGGGCAATACAGGTGACCAGTTTTTTACCCTCTGCTTGTATTTTCAGGCACAGATTCGACAAGCCTCGACCTCTTTTAATGTGTTGCTCATGCTAATCAGGGTTGAAAATGTGTCTTGgatattaacatttttctttgtgtttgtacTGAGCTTGTTACATACCATGTCATACACTGCTGTTAAGAATTTGAGTTCATCAGTAAGAGCATCAACCTTAGCCTGCAGTTCAGTCTTTTTCATAAAAGCTGCATCAACATCCTATAAAAAATAGGCATTGTTCAGTGGAGTGAAGATACACATTTATTGGAATATCTGGTTtataaattcaaatattaaaatcactTGCCTTTTTAAGTACCACAAATTCATTTTCTGCAGCTGTACGCTTACTGAGTTCATCTTCATATctagaaataaaagtaaacacaaacTGAATTGTGAATCAGGTTTTGatgttttatattatcatttagaCTTTTGTAAAAGATTATCATACTTTCTTTTAAATTCCTCTACTAAATCATCCATgttctttttctctccttctaAGCGTGACCTTTCATTCTCCAAACAATCCAGTTGCCTTCTTAGAGAAGTAATGTAGGATTTAAAAAGTGGTTCCATGttactttttatggttttttggTCTTGCAGGAAAGCCCATTTTGTCTCAAGCATCTTATTCTGCTGTTCTAAGAACCTAACCTGTGGtattcaaaaaaacatgtttaaaattgtTTAGCAAGGATTAGAAATGTGGCTATTAAAAAGtacacatgcaaagaaaaaatagtaaattgtaaaaactaaaaagtaagtATACTGGACCTTGTCAATGAAGGATGCAAATTTGTTGTTCAGGGTTttgatttgttctttttcttctttctttaatcTCTGAATATTTGGGTCAATCTCCAAGTTGAGGGGTGCCAGTAGACTTTCATTGACAGTAACATTTGTGATGCATCCACCAAGGCCAGCTCCTTCAAATCCAGCACCTCCAAAGCCACCTCGACCAAAGCTGGATCCACCAAAGCCACCTCTAGATCCCATACCTGATCCACAACCACCAGCAAAACCAGACCCACCATAACCGTATCCACTCATTCTAGTGTTATGATTGGCAACTGATATCTTCGGAGCTCTTCCAGAACCAACATTGTAAGCACTTCTGCTGTAATGTGGTTGTACCCTTAAACCTCCACCGACAATTCTTAAAGAGCAAACATTTTGCTTGCTTACATGTCTTGGCAATGAAGAAGAGCTAAAATTTCTGTAGCTAGTACTACTGCGGTTAGTTTGGAAGGACATGGTGAGTGTCGGTATGGCTGAATGCAGCACAAATTCCGGAAGATGGTTCTGAGATACAGACACAGTCTCCTTTTATATTTTGACACATGGGTTTGGCAGTACTTTGCAATGGAAAAAATACCCtatcattgtatttttattagtttaatttgcTGCCAGAGCATTTCATACCTCTGTTATTGTCAGAAAACAGCTACACACCTTACAATGTgcaaactatgaaaaaaacaattattgttggTTATTTTCCTAGCTATAAAAAAGGTATTCATTTATGTCAAATTTATGGGGAATAATTATAAAGAATAAAGTGATGTCCCTATTATAATTGCTATGAATTATGGCATGTGTTAGATTACTATGttattttcaggttttctttGTATGTCTTAAAACttataaaaacttatttttagtaTGCTCACTTGTCTTTATAGACATATCTGTGGtttttcctgttatttttttGGTCATAAAAACAGATACTacagtatattttcattttataatcattttcaATGATCGGTTATATTTAGCTCAACAGGCATCATTGTTTACCATATACTTATAATATTTGAATGTAAATcagtttacatattaaaaaaaaactcttattttgcatatttactataaaaatatcATGCACactctaaaaaaaagtgcatcaaactaacaaaaattgaaagcaacacattatataattttattagagCTGTCATTATGAGAGTTTTTTGCAGTAGACTGTTTACCCACCCTGTTcactttatttggacattttctaaaCTGCTTTTGATtctgcaaaggaaaataaaaataaaataatgataaaaaaaagttagaagtcATAACAGTTAAAAATTACAACTCATTGATTCTGGATTGCAACCATTTGAGAATTATTTGAATCTGACTCTCTCCTACCTATTGACCATATACAAGTCATATCTATAAACAATTAAAAGTTTGAACGCTGTCTAATATATTTGTAGGGTGGGTGTTTAGTATATGACTCAATGATCTTTAGTTCTAAAAGGAGTGGCACTACAAGCTGTGATTGAATTAGACAGAAATATTACTGTGACAAGTAGACAATAATGATTGAAATGAAGGCGAGGGCAGGGAAAGCATTATTTTAGCAAATTGTCCTAAATACTAAACAGGTGTCTCTCTAGCTATCAACACCATTATTGGTGCCTACTGAGCTATTAACCTCAATGATAATTTTAGATGTCTTCAATGGGCCAGTGACTCACTGACCACCAAAGGAATTGGACaaatttccactgaccaccatagtAAGGGGTATTGCCCTTCTTTTCTAATAACCACCAGTACAACGCCTCTCCCACCTTATCAGCAGCCTTATTATAGCAATCACCCATGCAATAGAACCCATTTTAATTGATTACCAATATAAGTGGACTTTTGTCCACCTATTACATGGCCAAATAAGCATTACACTGACTGACAATATTATGGGGAGCTTCTACACTGACCACAGCTGCAGTGGGGCAATTTCCACTGATCTCCTGTGTAATAGTTCATTTTTTACTGACCTCCAATGACCTCCAAGAAGAAATATCTCCTGTGAGCAGCAGAGAACTCCACTGGACAGAAGAAATATAATATAACCCACCATTGACCCACCCTCAGCAATTTTAGTGATAATACTATGTTctgggctttgcaattaactggAAAATTCAACAAATGTAAACATAGGGATGTCTAGAGATGGaaaggaaatgtttaataaataccttactaatatatttatctatatttcagGATTATTACTACTGAAAGTGTCATCATATGTGCTAAATAATAACACTGGGTGTCAAATATACTGTGCATTACCCCTCCATTATCCAGTCTATAAGTGTTTTTCACAGATCTGTTCAATTTTCCCATGTCTTTAAAAATTGTGGCTCCCAGTGTCAACTAAGAACTGTGATTTTTTGCCGGTTGTGTACCTTGCAATCGAATTGTATACTGTGTAacctttgttttgtatttatgtacattttaaaaatattttaaaatttaaattctgtaataaaggaaattgtattttaatatttttgttttgtctattaTTGATGCCATAGAAATCACATTGGGTCATCTCTAGGACCttgacatttttcttcatgttcaCTATATAGGGGTTGGCATCATTGAAACCACAACACACATTCTACTCTTATGCATTAGGAACCTAGCTGGTAGTACATTCCTACTACTGGATCCAAAATGAAGACCCCAAGCAATGGTTTTACACGTTGATCATAACTGACCCAGCCTGATTTTATTCTTCTTAGTAATATTATCTTTGGTCTACTGCACTCTACCAGGTACTACCAGGTGATAGCTAGAATAGGTTCAGGTACCCTGCTGCCTAGAATAAGGTTGAGTGAGGCTTTTCATAGCAGTGACAACAGTACTAAGAATCATTCACCCTGGCAAACCAGTTTCATTGCTCAGTATTCATTACTCATAGAGTTACCAAGTAATATAGTTGCCAAATAGGGTGCACATTAAAATTAACATATGTAACAAAAACTGTAATCAGTTAGGCAGGGTTTCATTGGGATGCATTTATAAATGGCTACTGTGGCGCCTTGTAAAAGTATCATACTTTATCtagaaacaataaacaattttgttcctttaaaaaatcattagtaACAATTAGCAAGAACTGTGTATTACAGTAGGTAATAAAGCtgtatgtgtttttgtgtaaTTTCTCCAAGTATTTCATGTCTccgtaaggaacttacctgtcctgtgagcccgcggcgtccctggggatcccagtcGCAGAGGgtgacgccgctgtagcaggcagcactcctttggatgtgcaaagtagggcctgtcccaggggtgctgtgggaagaggtgtgcgtgctaccacgcgtgcctcttgtaccccccgagggcgtggcactcggctgcctcgccgcggggcgggacataatttgtttaaattctctgcggccaatcggccgcaagggattcagttaccctccaatcaaatggcgccaggtggcgcaaggtcattggtcactctggccatttaaggagaacctgtcctgaacaccattggcCGCTaaaagcctctgtgtacacactGTGCTTGAGTGCGtttgtgttggttaatgtttctccaatttgtcattataatagcgacctggtctgatacttgactcttgcctgaactctgcctgtcctgacttcagattgtttgtgacctctcttgtctgctgcctgccctgacctcggattgttcctgacctgcctttgccttatcctcctgtactacGCCTATAAGACTTGACATCTGTAAAtacccctgtcttgttttatgactataataaaactcgataaaaggacttttggagttggctgtggtttgtgtgcccaggcgcattacagtctCTTTGTTACCTATCAAAATGCCCACAGTTCCGGTTatacttattttaaatgacatgatTTAAATTAATCTTGAAGACTAACACCTTGGGGATGGTTTTGTGGCTAGCAAATTTTAGCATTGCCACACTAGGGTTCCAGGATTGAATCTTGTATGTTCTcactgtatttgtgtgggtttcctctggtcaCTTCAGTTTTCTTCCCCATCctaaaaacatactgataggtaaatttacttcccccaaaaaatggccgtagactgtggtaatgacatatgaccatgttAGGCACATTAGACTATGAAAGGAACACCTATGATAGGATTGTGAGtgcctctgagggacagttaatgaaaTGACAATGGAGTGtaaattgctgtgtaatatgttggcactttatatatATGCAAGATAATATTAAGGATGGAAAGCAACATTTTGACATCATATCCATGTCATATTCAACTAAACAACTCAACCTTCAAATATTACAGTAACAGTTTCACTTTTTTgagattttaacttttttgctatgaccacccacatttttttttttaattgcaaagctTTACATGCTCACTCTCCCTCCTTTTCTGGCCATTCAGGTTCTTTTGCATTCTTTGTATCTTTAATGTAATACTTATAATTGGGCTTGAATATTTATGCAACTTTACAACATTCCATACTATTAATTTTATAGGCTTCTTGTTAGTTCTTGTGaaattattttcttgcaaaacatACATTATTTAATTGTTATACCTTGCTATATCCTGTGCTGTAACTGATAACACCAATGTTTAATATGACTGTGTTAAGAATTGAGTGTGAAATCTGTGAAAGAATGTTTCAGCTATCAGGTATACCAATGCATTTCCAGTACTAATGTCTGTTTTTCAGGTAAGTGGACTATTTGCTCTTATAAAACAGGTAAGAGGAAGTCTAGAAGTAACTAGTTGGTTAACTACTTTTTGTTGGTTAACTACTGTTTTAATGAAGTGGAAACCAACCACTATCCAGGTGTATTTGTCTGTCGGCCACTGGATGAGTTTGATGTCTGTTCAGGCTGGAGTTTTATAACTGGAAAATTGAGAAGGGGGAGTTTTAGGTTCCCTTCCATGGAGAGGGAGAAACCAGGGTGCAAAGGATTAGATtcctattatgtgttacttctgtcacctcctagattgtaagctcttcagggcagggtcttctcctcctcctgtgtccctgtctgtatctgtctgtcatttgccagccctatttaatgcacagtgctgcgtaatatgttggcgatacataaatcctgtttattattagtaatattaatcgCCCAGGGGCCCCGTGACCCGGCTCAGCCAGGGCCCTGGCTGAGGAGAATGAGAGAGGTCCTCAGCTGTTTGAACCCTTTCTGACACTGGGCAAATCTGCTGGAGAGGGGACCTGCAGGAAGGCATCTTTATAACAGGAACTTGTATGTACTTATTTCAGGACTGTCGCTGCAGAGAGTGACCTAATTCAGAGGAGGGAGTTTTCACTGAATTGTTTGACCTGGGTGCTGAAGCTTTTAGTCTGAGCCGTGGAGTATAGGAAATTGGAgatcaatatttatttgtgaCAAATTGATATCCAGATTTGGAACTGCAGCCATTAGACACTCTGTATCCCTTAACCATCTCTCCTACATGTTACAAATCATTGTATAATCAATGTTATAATCATTTGGAAAACAATAGCCTCATCTGAGTATAAATAAATACCCCTGGACCAAAGATGGACTGAACCTGAGAGACTTTTTTACACCATATCACAACAGAATGTGGGAATATTCAGCTGTGCGGTGAGCACtacatacatgttttattatgACACACTTTTTTGTATCTTCAAACATCATCTTCCTTTGTGGCTCTTGGCATGTATTTACATATGTCAGAGCTGCAATTAAAGCTGAGCTTTATTCAGCACCATAAAGTACCCTTAAACCTCCCTTATAGGATccactggtatttattttaatactttcaaTATCTTTTTTCAATACCTTGACCCTGTAATgtgcattccatttttttttagccttttctgGTTTCTTTACAGCTGAATCCATAGTTTCTGCCAATCTCTGTGGTCAGTGACTAGTCAGGGGCAAGGGGCATGGCAATCCAGGGAAACTAAGCTCTCTTCTTATCTCACAGTTTAGTATCCTTCAGCTATTTTAGAGAAGAAGAAAGCACAGTCACCCTGCTaaggagctatataaatcctctatCTATCCTCCACTCCTGCAACCCTTTATCTTTCCCATTTACTGAAATCAAAACAACTCTCCCTCTGTGTTAACACTAAACTCTGGGCAAACCTTACACTTAGTTCATACCTCTCTCTACCAtgcttaattaattaattaattaatttcctAAATAGTTTTTCACTTACTTTGTAATTGATTCTGCTGTTAGCAATGgcagaggaaaaaaatatcaaactcaAGCTTCTTTGTATTATGACATTTAGTACAGGGGGTGCAACTCCACAGTAACCCCACAGCAACCCCACAGACCTATGAATGGCTTTTCAGTGAACGTTTAGCAGGCATTtgtctaaaaataaacacaacaacaacaacagaatAGTAAACTTTAACAAGTACAGGGAAATTCTCATCTCACAAAACTGCCTCTCATATATGTGAGTATAAGTGTTTTGGAACAGACCAATCGCCTGCTGAGTATCTGCTCCCGTCCTGATTAGGTATAGTGCATGCACGAGAAGAATCACACTGACTCTGAGTTCAGACAAGTGAAATTCCATTATTCTAATAggacacagggttttttttatgggcGAGCAGCTAATGCCGTGTGCAAAGTGTCCCtgagtataataatataaatttctGATTGGTCATGTCCATACAAGGTAAACTTCCTCCAGGAGCTGGACATCATCATCTTGGGTTGTAGTCCTGGATGGAGGCTCCATCTTAGTTACATGCTCTTGATTCGATGGGAGGGGGTGCTACTAGCGGCCATTTGGAGcaagaaatataaaagaataactgtacatatatacattgtaaaatggacattttacTCAATTTCATCACATAAGCAGTTCCTGAATTATTTGCATGCAGATTAACCTAGGAAATGCCCACACATGAAGCTGAGACCTAATGActgaaagaacaaaaattaaatagttGAAAATTGAGAAGGCAAGGACAGCAGAGATGGGGAGGAGTGGGCTGGATGATCCTTGCAGCCCATCAGACAGTAACTGAGGTGGGGTCAGGATACCTTCCGCAGCTTCTAATTCTTGTGGTGCAAAAATCACTTTGTGCAAGGAAATAGGCGAATGTCTTTCAGTGAGGTAGAGGATTATCTAAAAATGAATAGTAAGGCTAGAGATAAGAATGAGACTCCCCTTTGCCAGACACACAGACATAGCAGGAAGATAAATAACGTCAAGCTTACATTACTCCAAGTGTCTTTTATATCCTAAATGATATAGCAAGCCACTGACCCAATATCTTTTATTAGTGCTGGACAATGGGATAAATGCCCTCGTACCTCCCACCAAGTCCTCCCCTGCTACTCTGCATTGTAAGCATCTACAGCAAAATCTATGCACTTTTGAGATTCTAGTGTCAAAAGAAACTCTATTTTGTGGGCTTAAACAACATGAACAGTGGTTTATCAATCAAGTCTACATATAAGAGCACTACCTTAAAGATCAATTGTTTTCAAAAGTGTCTTACTTGTGTTTGTTGGCTATTTGAGGTTTACTGTGTACCCAAAATTTAGCGCCCATGCAGCAGCGTAAAGGTAAAAATAGTTTCTCTCCAGCAGTCTGACTTGCCCTGCCTGTGACAAATACATCTCTACATTTAGTAATGCTCATGCATCCTGCTTGGATTCAATATGTATAGGATTTTTCCTGCCTAGTAAATTCTCTCACCTTTTTTGGCTTCACAGAATCCCGGTTATCTAACTTTGACACTTCTCTCatgtacagcagtaaaaaaataaaaggtagctATTTTGGTACCCTTCTGTCCAAACACTGCTTATTCAGCCTTCTCTCCTGTACCTACCCTATGCATTTCATCATTTTAAGTCCGTTTAGTTTATGTCTCCTACTCCATCTACCTATCCACAtccacacattttattaaatgatgGCAATGTAAGTACCTAAGTTTAGCTTGATATCAGTCTGTATAGCGGAGTTCAGAAAAGGGGAAGGAGAAGCAGCCGCAGCAAGAAGCCAGTCAGATGTGCTGCTGTTCAAAAAGTCATCCAGACAGGACAGTGCAGCATAACAGAGCTATCCTAATCTAAGTATTTGGtcaccaaaaaaatgtaaatccttttaCAGATAAATTAATTCCCATATATGTGTTCCATCTGCTTATTttactgtttgcctggagtttaccCTTGAGATAAAATAACTTGAGTACAACAAGACAgatttttataatgatttattaaagggttTTAGAAAGTTCAGTATTTTGGTACAAGTACCAAACAAATAGGTCcctcctccaagaaaaaaaatattttggaaaacaatAGCCCCATCTGAGAACAATTGTTTAATTTTCCATATCAATTGGTGCACTTATTTGCATTAATGTTTGGGAAAAGTAAAGGAATTTATTTAATAACAGTTCAAGGTGCAAATATGTATAGCGAACCATGGCAAAATTTTTACAACTTTTAGCAGGGGTGTATCTGGACaccttcaaaaaaatatataaatacattcattttctcCAAATATAATTGTTGAATGCTGTGGCTACCAGCATAAATTATTATGTAGCCAGGCAGAACTTGGACATCAGCCATGCTGGGTACCATAGCAGTTGGAAGTACAACTGCTTTTATCTCTGTTattaaataaacctaataaagtaaaaatagatcaGGATAGTATAtctcaacatttttttgccttaacATTTATTTAAGTTTTGGTGACTCCTAGTATCTTCGGGAAGTTGTAGTGGTTTTTGAAGCAATCTTCACACTTGAGTTGCTGCCACCACCAGACACAAAGCCAGTTGGTCTCATGTTGTTTACACCAAAGCTTCCATCGCCAAAGGCCTGTCCACCGCTAACACAGACTCCATTTCCACCGCTAACTCCGCTTCCACTTCCAAAACCGAAACTACCTCCAACTCCATAACCATGGGCTGATCCACTTCCGGAACTATATCCTGATCCTGAGCTCACTACAGctgttggaaaaaaacaaacatgattatatttatgtatattttactccaaataatgatatttaatgtgTTGCTCATGCTAATCAGGGTTGAAAATGTGTCTTGgatattaacatttttctttgtgtttgtacTGAGCTTGTTACATACCATGTCATACACTGCTGTTAAGAATTTGAGTTCATCAGTAAGAGCATCAACCTTAGCCTGCAGTTCAGTCTTTTTCATAAAAGCTGCATCAACATCCTATAAAAAATAGGCATTGTTCAGTGGAGTGAAGATACACATTTATTGGAATATCTGGTTtataaattcaaatattaaaatcactTGCCTTTTTAAGTACCACAAATTCATTTTCTGCAGCTGTACGCTTACTGAGTTCATCTTCATATctagaaataaaagtaaacacaaacTGAATTGTGAATCAGGTTTTGatgttttatattatcatttagaCTTTTGTAAAAGATTATCATACTTTCTTTTAAATTCCTCTACTAAATCATCCATgttctttttctctccttctaAGCGTGACCTTTCATTCTCCAAACAATCCAGTTGCCTTCTTAGAGAAGTAATGTAGGATTCAAAAAGTGGTTCCATGttactttttatggttttttggTCTTGCAGGAAAGCCCATTTTGTCTCAAGCATCTTATTCTGCTGTTCTAAGAACCTAACCTGTGGtattcaaaaaaacatgtttaaaattgtTTAGCAAGGATTAGAAATGTGGCTATTAAAAAGtacacatgcaaagaaaaaattgtaaattgtaaaaactaaaaagtaagtATACTTGACCTTGTCAATGAAGGATGCAAATTTGTTGTTCAGGGTTttgatttgttctttttcttctttctttaatcTCTGAATATTTGGGTCAATCTCCAAGTTGAGGGGTGCCAGTAGACTTTCATTGACAGTAACATTTGTGATGCATCCACCAAGGCCAGCTCCTTCAAATCCAGCACCTCCAAAGCCACCTCGACCAAAGCTGGATCCACCAAAGCCACCTCTAGATCCCATACCTGATCCACAACCACCAGCAAAACCAGACCCACCATAACCGTATCCACTCATTCTAGTGTTATGATTGGCAACTGATATCTTCGGAGCT of the Pyxicephalus adspersus unplaced genomic scaffold, UCB_Pads_2.0 Sca276, whole genome shotgun sequence genome contains:
- the LOC140344974 gene encoding keratin, type II cytoskeletal cochleal-like; this translates as MSFQTNRSSTSYRNFSSSSLPRHVSKQNVCSLRIVGGGLRVQPHYSRSAYNVGSGRAPKISVANHNTRMSGYGYGMGSRGGFGGSSFGRGGFGGAGFEGAGLGGCITNVTVNESLLAPLNLEIDPNIQRLKKEEKEQIKTLNNKFASFIDKVRFLEQQNKMLETKWAFLQDQKTIKSNMEPLFKSYITSLRRQLDCLENERSRLEGEKKNMDDLVEEFKRKYEDELSKRTAAENEFVVLKKDVDAAFMKKTELQAKVDALTDELKFLTAVYDMEISQLQSQISDTSVIVSMDNNRDLDMDSIIAEIKAQYQEIANKSRIEAENWYQSKYEEMKVTAGKHGDDLRSTKNEISDLNRIVQRLKSEIENTKAQRAKLEPAIAQAEERGEMAVKDAKNKLADLEEALQKARQDMACQLKEYQELMNVKLALDLEIAAYKKLLEGEESR